From the Gemmatimonadota bacterium genome, the window GGATCGGCCACGTACTTGGCAAGGTCGGCGTGGGCCAGTTTCTTGGCCTCGATCAGGGTGTGGAGGTAGCGGGCCGAGTTGTGGCCCATCGATTTGAGGTTGATCGGCTCCAGCATCTTGAGCATCTGGAGCGCGGCAATGCCTTGGCCGGCCGGCGGGAGTTCGTGAAGGGTGTAGCCCTTGTAGTTGACCGAGAGCGGCTCGACCCATCGGGGCGTCATGGCCCGGAGATCCTCGAGGGTCAGGTAGCCGCCCAATTTCTCGAGGCCGGTCACGAACTCCCGGCCAAGGTCGCCCCCGTAGAAGACGCCGATGCCGCCCGCGGCAATCCGACGGAAGGTCCGGGCCTGGTCGGGATTCTTGAACCATTCGCCGGGGGTCGGGGCCCGCCGGCCCTCGATCAGGTAGGTGGTTCGGGCTCCGGGATCACCGGACAACTTCTCGACCTCGGTGGCCCAATCTTGGGCAATGACCGGACTGACCGGGAACCCCTCTTCGGCCAGCCGGATGGCCGGAGCGAGCACTTCGCCTAACGTCTTGGTGCCGTATTTGGTGAGGAGGGCGTTCCAGCCGGCCAGCGCGCCGGGCACGGTGACGGCCCGGGCTCCGGTGTTGGGGGCCGTCGTCTCACCGGCGGCCACCAAGCCGGCCACGTCGACCTTTGACCCCGATTTGCCCGAGGCGTCGAGGCCAACCAGGCGCTTCTCCTTGGCCGACCAGAGGATGGCGAACATGTCGCCGCCCATGCCGGTCATGTGGGGTTCGGTGACGTTGAGCACCGCGGCCGCGGCGACGACGGCGTCGATCGCGTTGCCGCCCTGTTCGAGGATGGCGAGCGCGGCGGTGGTGGCCAGTGGTTGACTGGTGGCGACGGCGGCCCGGGGGGCGTAGACCGTCGAGCGGCCGGACCGAGTGGCGGGACTGGTGACTTGGGCCATGAGGGGCGGCACCGAGAGTGAGAGCGCGAGCAGGGTCGAGCGGATGGTCATGGGTTTGGCCGTTTGGTCGGTTTTTTCCGATACGGTGCAACGGGCGCTTGCCACGTGGCGAGCAGCAGCGAGAGCAGCGGCAGCATGACGGACTCCAGGAAATGAGAGTTCGAGACGCCGAAACCTGATTCAATGGCAGGGTGGCCACAAGGACGCGAGCCCGAATAGCCGGGCCGTCCTGGGGTTCAGCGGATCAACCGGATCGGCAGTTCCCCCCGCGGCTCCAATACGATGGATGGCTGGAGCGCTACCGGCTCGCCGATGCACTGCCGCGCGCCACCGCCGAAAGGATAGAACGCGAACCGAGGCCTGGTGGCCACCGCCGCGCCAGACCTTCCGAGATCGCCTGCGTCAGGATCCCGTCGCCACCGAAACGGTACGGGGGATAGAAGGTCGTGGCGTGGCAGAAGCGCAATGTTGGGGGATGATAATGCCGGGACCATCCCGGTGCCCGTCACCGCCGGATCGGTACCACCAGCACGCTCGGGTGGGCCCGATCGTGGAAGACGGTGATCCGCGCGGTTCGGGCGTCTCGCCGAGTTTCCTTCGCCACGACGCCCCCGGAGTTGAAGTTCTGCTGGCGTTCGGTGCCGTTCGGCGAGCGGAAGAACAGCCGGAGCCGGCTCCCCCTCGCGATCCGGCGGGCGAACCAGTTGAAGTTGGTGAGTTGGTACGGAAGCGGCACACCTGGTGGCACCAGCTTCTCCTGCCGGAGTGATTCCCGGTACCGAGCCCGGAGTTGGGCGCTCGCGAGTTCAATGCTCCGTCCGTCGGGTAAGATCTCGAACAGGGTGGCGGCGAGGTCGGTGTCGGGCACATCGAGCGCGAGCCAGATCGTGAGCGCCACGTTTCCCGCGATTTCGGTTTCCTCCCAAAACGGTTCGGTGTGGTAGATCACTCCGTTGCCCCCGGTGTTGAGCACTCGGCCCTGATCGACGAACGAGAGCGCCGAAGGATGGGTGACATCGCCCGCGGCCGGGGGATCGAGCGGGTTGTAGGTATAGACGTCGGGATCGGAGCGGTCCGGGGCCGTCGGATCGAGGCGGCCGCCGCCAAACAGGTCGGTGGCCCGGCCGCCGGTCGAATTGAGATAGAACTTCTTGGTGTCGGTAGCCACGGCCTCGAGGCTGTCGGCATAGCGCCAGAAGTCGCCGTTGGATCCGGCGACGTAGTAGGCCACCCGCTTCTCCAGGAACTCAGGCCTCGACCCAATTCCTTGGAGGGTCCAGTCGTACCAGGCTTTGTGGAGCTGGTGGATGCTGAGCAAGCTCGCGGGTCCGAACCTGACGCCGTTCACCTCGGCCGTGGGAACCCGGGTGCCGCCGTGATCCCACGGCCCGATCACCAAATAGATGTTTTGCCGGGCCTCAGGCGTCGCATGTTGGAGGAACGCCCGGTAGTGGGTCAGGGTGCCGAGCTGATCGCCGTCGTAGTGCCCGGTGATCGTCAGAATCGGCTGGGTCATTCGGGCGTATTGCGCTGGCGTAGGCGACGTGGCGTCCCAATACGGACCAGGGGTCGGGTTCGCCAGCCATTTCTGGAACACGGTCGACTGGTTGCCCGCGATGCTGTCGAGCGCCTGGAACGGGAGCCCCTCCCGGCGGAGAATCTTGGCATACCCGGCCCACTGGCCCATGTCGGCAAAAATCTGGGCCTGGGCGGTCTTCCCAGAGGTGAAGGTGAGCCACTGGGGCAGGTAGGTCGAGAAGATGTTGCCCACCATCGGGAAATCGATGCCGAGGTACGCCGGCGCGACCGGTATGATGGTGGTGAGGTGGGGCGGCAGTTCCTTGATGGTGGCCCATTGATCGAACCCGCCGTACGAGCCGCCCCACATCCCGATCTTGCCGGTGCTCCACGGCTGGGCGGCAAACCACTCGACCACATCATGGCCGTCCTTGGCCTCGTTGATGAACGGTTCGAAGGCGCCCTCGGAGTTGCCGCGACCCCGGACGTCGACCGCGGCGAAGGTGTAGCCGTCGCGGGCCATTTCCATCGCGAACTTGTGGTAGGTGTCGCCGATGTAGGGGGTCAGGGTAAAGACCACCGGACCGGGCGTCGTGACCCCCCGCGGACGATAGATGGTGGCGTTCAAACGGATGCCGTCGCGGAGCAGAATCTTGACACCCCATTGAATCTCGACTTCCCGATCCTGCGCCGCGGCGGGACTCGCGACGATCGCGCCAGCGAATACCAGCAGTGTGGCCAACCGCATGTGGTAGCTCCATTCGAGGGTCAGGTCTTGATCGCCGCTAGTCTCCGCTCCACCATCCGCCGTGCTGCCTCGACCGGGGACTCTCCTCGGGCGGCGGCATCCTTGAAGATCCCGGTGAGCCGGGCGTCCATCTGTTGAATCGCGAGCTCGATCGCCTCGAAGGTGGCCCCTTCGTCCACCATCGCGAGCGACACCGCGCCGGCGCCGTTGACTACGTAGTCCGGGGCGTAGAGGATGTTCCGCGCCACCAACCGAGGCCCGTCCTCTGATGCTCGAAGCTGGTTGTTGGCCGCGCCGGCCACGACCCGGCACCGGAGTTTCGGAATCGTCGTTTCGTCGAGTGTCGCGCCGACTGAGCAGGGGGCGTAGATGTCGCAGGCCGTATCGTAGACCCGGTCGGTCGGGACCGTCTCCGCCTTGAGCTCCGCGGCGAGCGCCGCGACCTTCTCGGCGTTGATGTCGTTGAGCAGCACCACCGCCCCGCCCTTCGTGAGGTATCGAGCCAATGGCGCCCCCGTGTCGCCGCCGCCCTGAACGAGGACCCTCACCCCGCGGAGGTCGTCGGACCCCGTGACGTGCCGCCATGCGGCCCTCATGCCGACGAAGACGCCTAACGCCGTGTAGATCCCGGGGTCGTACGGGGCCTTGATCTTCCAGTCGTAGCAATGGACGAAGCGGGTGACCGTCGCGAGAAGCGCCATGTCGGCGGGCGTGGTCCCGATGTCCGGGCCGGTGCCGTACCGTCCGTTCAACGAATCGATCATCCGGCCAAACCGGAGCAGGAGGGCGGTCCGGTCCGGGCCGGCCACCGGCTTGGAGAGCGCGATGACTGCTTTGCCGCCGCCGTAATTCACGTCGATGGCCGCCCACTTGTTGGTCATCCCCTCAGCGAGCCGGATCGCGTCCCACAACCCTTCCTCGGGGCTCCCGTAGACCTTCATCCGGCAGCCGCCCACCGAGCGGGTGCCATGGGTGGCGTGAATGGCGATGAACATCCAGGCGTCGGCTTCCCGGTCGTAGCGCACCACCACCTCTTGGCCGGGCCAAGCCTTGATCAGATCGGTCCACGTGGTCATGTCGGGAGGTGCCTCTCTTGCGGTGTTGAAATTAGGCGCGATATTCCAACCATGTCAAGCAGAGCCCGGACCCGGCCCTACTCGATCAAGCGGCGCGACCAGATCGCCGCCCTCGAATCGGCGGTCCGCCAGGAAATCGTTGATACCATCCAGGCCGCCGGCCCCCTGTCGGCGCCGGAGGTGTCGACGCTGATGGGCCGCCCGGCCGATGCCCTCTACTACCATCTCAAGCGGCTGGTGAAGGTCGGCCTGTTGGTGGTCAAAGCCACCCGCCGGACCGGCCGCCGGGATGAGGCGGTGTACGATCTGGCCGGGCATCCGCTGGTGCTCGACTATCCGGTCAAGGTCGCAGGGCACGAGGATCCGCTCTCCCGGTTGGTGCGGTCCATGCTCCGGACCGGGGAGCGGGATTTCCGAGCGGCCGTCGGAACCGGCCAGGCCCGTCCTGACGGCGATCGCCGGAATCTCTGGGCCGGCCGGCGCCACGCGTGGCTCTCGCCCCGGGATCTCGAGCGGGTCAATGGATTAGTCGACCAATTGGTCGCGATCATGACCCGGGCCCGGAAGCCGGCCACCGGCGAGCTCTGTACCCTGACGCTGGTCCTCGCGCCCCGGGTGTCTCGAGCCGGCCGGCGCCCGCCTCGTTCTCCCTCGAACCGGAAGGCCGCATGAGCGACCATGGCGACGATCTGTTCGCTCCCAGCGTCATTGCCGATCCCTACACCTACTTCGGGCAGCTTCGCGAAACCGATCCAATTCACTGGAATGCCCGTTCCGAGCTCTGGATTATCACCCGGTACGACGACTTGGTCTGGTTGGTCCGACATCACGAGCTGTTCTCGTCCGCGGTCATCAGGTCGGACCAGCGGCCGCCCTACCCGCCGATCGACCCCGAGGACCGGGGGCTCTTCGAGGAGGTTCGCCACTTCCGGTCCGATCAGTTGGTGGAAAAAGACCGTCCCGATCACACCCGGATGCGAGAGGCGGTGCACGAGTACTTCACCCCGACGGCCATGGAGGCGTGGCGCCCGTTCGTCCGGACCGCGGTGGCTGAGTTGCTCGACGAGGTGGCCCCGAAGGGCAGGATGGATGTGCTCCAGGTGCTGGCCGCTCCGCTCCCGGTCCGGATCATCACGCACATGATGGGCGTCCCGAACGAGGACCGCGAGTACCTTCGCGAGCTGGCGGGCAAGCTTCTCTATATCAATCGGGGCGAACCGTACCGAATGAAGCCCTTGATGGAGGGCATCCGGGCCATGATGGCGTACGTCGAGCCGAAAGTTGGGACCCGGGCGGAACACCCGGAGAATGATTTCATTTCGGTCCTGGCCACGGCCGAGCAGGCGGGCGTCTTTACCCGCCATCAAGTCTTGGTCAACACCGCGCTCCTGTTGTTTGCCGGCCACGAGACCACCATGAACCTGATTTGCAATGGGACGCTGGCGCTGCTCCGCCATCCGGAGCAATGGGCCAAGCTCTGTGCCGACCCCGCGGGTCTGACCCGGCTCGCCACGGAGGAGTGTCTCCGTTACGATCCGCCGGTCAAATCGACTCAACGCATTGCCGCGGCCGATGTCGAGCGTCACGGCAAACAGATCAAGAAGGGCGACCGGATCCGGTGGATCATGGCCGCAGCCAATCGCGATCCGCGGGCTTTTACCGATCCCGACCGGTTCGACCTCTCCCGGAGCCCGAATCCGCATGTATCGTTCGGATCGGGGATCCATTACTGCCTTGGCGCCACGTTGGCTCGGGTCGAGGGGCAAGAGGTGTTTCGGGCGCTGGCGGAGCGGTTTCCGAATCTCCGGCTCGACACCGATCAGCTCGAGTATCAGCCGAGCGTGCAGTTCCGGTCGCTCAAATCGCTCCCGGTGGCGTGGAGCTAGGATTCGACATGACCCGAACCCTTCGCATTTCGGTCGATCATCGCTGTTGTGTGGGGAACGCGCAGTGCGTCAACCTGGCGCCGGCGGTGTTTCGTCACAACGAGAACGTCCAGTCGGAGGTGGTCGATCCGGCCGGAGCGCCCGAGGCCGTGATTCTCAAGGCTGCCCGGTTCTGCCCCACCAGCGCGATCCGGGTTGAAGACGCAACCACCGGTGCCGTGTTGTTTCCCTGACCAGGTAGATCCCAATGGCCGAATATCTCTCCGACTCCCGGAAGCGCGTCACCACGCTCGATTTGGTGCAGATGAAGCGGAAGGGGCAGCGGATCGTCATGATCACGGCCTACGACGCCTTGTTCGGCGCCTTAGTCGACGCCGCTGGAGTCGATGTCGTCCTGGTTGGTGATTCGGTGGCGCCGGTCCTCGCGGGTGAGGAGACGACACTTCCCGCCACGGTCGAGCAGATGATCTACCATGGCCGGATCACCCGGCGGGGAGTCAAGCGAGCGTTGGCGGTCGTCGATCTCCCGTTCTTGAGCTACCAGGTGTCGATTCCGGACGCCATCGCCAACGCCGGACGGATCCTCAAGGAAACCGGAGCCTCGGCGGTCAAGCTCGAGGGTGGCGCCTCGTGGGCTCCGACCATTGCCGCCTTGGTCAACGCCGGGATCCCGGTCATGGGCCACTTGGGATTCACGCCGCAGTCCGTCCACCAGCTAGGCGGCTTCAAGATCCAGGGCAAGCAGGCCGATGGCGCCCTGCAATTGGTGGAAGACGCCAAAGCCTTGGAGCAGGCCGGCGCCTTCGCCATGGTGCTCGAACTGATGCCGGGCCCGGTGGCCGCCTCCGTTACGCGGGCAGTGTCGATCCCGACCATCGGCATCGGCGCCGGCCCGGATTGCGATGGCCAAGTGCTGGTGCTCCATGACATGCTGGGGTTGAACGAGGGCTTCACACCGAAGTTCCTGAAACGCTACGCCGAGCTCGGGCAGGCGGTCCGGGACGCGGTGGGCCGATTTGGCGACGAGGTGAGGGGCGGACAGTATCCCGGACCGGAGCATACCCATGGGAGTTGATCTCACTATCTCCGAGCGGGCGCGGGCCATCCACGACCGGGCCATCGTGTGGGATGCCCATTGCGATACCCTGCAGCGGTTGGTGATCGACAATGTTGACCTTGGCCTCGCGAGCACCGCACAGGCCGATCTTCCGGCGTGGCGGGCCGGAGGGGTCAAGGCCCAGGTCTTCGCGGTCTGGGTCGACACGATCTACGGCTCGACCCACGCCGCCCGTCGGGCGCTCGACCAGATCGCAGCCTTCCATCAATTTTTGGCCAAGTATCCGGATCAGGCCGGCCTGGCGATGACCGGGGCGGACGTCCGGCGGCTCGCGAGCGAGGGAAAGCTGGCCGCGATCCTCGCCATCGAGGGCGGCCTCGCAATCCAGAACGACCTCGGGCTGCTCCGGACCTACGCCCGGCTCGGCGCGACTTCGATGACGCTGACTCACTCGGCGTCGATCGATTGGGCCGACTCGTCGACCGATACGGCCCGGTGGGGCGGGCTCAACGACTTGGGCCGCGAGGTGATCGCCGAGATGAACCGGCTTCGGATGGTCGTCGACGTCTCTCACGTGTCCGACGCCACCATCGAGCAGGTCGTCGCGCAGTCGACGGCGCCGGTGATCGCGTCGCACTCGTCGAGCAAGGTGGTGTGCAACCATCCCCGGAACCTGACCGACGCATTGGCCCGCGCCATTGCCGGAACGGGCGGAGTGATCGGCATCAATTTCGTGACTGAGATCTTGGATCAGGCCTACTACGACCACGTAACGGCCAGGCGGAGTTCGGTGCTGACCCTGCTCAACGAGCCGACCAACTATCCACCGGAGGATCTCGACCGGATCGCCGCGGAGCGGCTCAAGACTTGGTTCAAAGATGTGGCGTTCCGGCCGCCGTTCGAGCGGATCATCGAGCACATCGTGCACCTGGTGAACGTGGCTGGGGTCGACCACGTCGGGATCGGCGCCGATCTCGACAGTTGCGTGATTCCGCTTCCCGAAGGCTTCGACAGCGTGCGGGACTATCCCAAGCTCACCGAAGCGCTCTGCCGGAAAGAGTTTTCCGACACCGACATCGAGAAGATTATGGGCGGGAATTTCCTCCGGGTGTTCGAATCGGTCCGGGGCGCGTGAGGAACCTCGTTCCCGGCAGGCTCTTCGTCCTGCTTTGCGCTCTCAACTTGCTCAATTACATCGACCGCCAGGCCGTGACCGGGCTACTTGAACCGATCCGGAAAGATCTTGGCGCCACCGACACAGAGATGGGATTGGTCGGCTCGGCTTTTCTGTTGACGTACACGTTTCTGCCGCCGCTCTTCGGATGGCTCGGTGATCGGATGTCGAGAACCCGGTTGCTGGCGTCGTCCGCGGCGGTTTGGTGCGTTGCCACGGCGTCGTCCGGGTTGATTGGGTCGGTGGGGCAGCTGGCGGTGACGCGGGGGTTCGTCGGAATCGGCGAAGCGTCGTACATGGCCAACTCGCCCGGGCTGATTTCCGATCTCTATCCGGCGGCACGGCGCGGGCGGATGCTCTCGATCTTTTACTCGGCAGCCCCGATTGGCGCGGCCATCGGGGTCTCGCTGGCGGGGTACCTTGCAGGACACTTGGGTTGGCGGGCCGCGTGCCTGCTCGTCGGCATTCCTGGTCTGGTGGCCGCTTTCGCGCTGTTCCGCTCGCCCGAACCGCCTCGGGGCTCGATGGACGTGGGCCCGGTCTTACCTCCCGCGCTGATCGGTGTGACTCTCCGGCAGTTGTTCCGGAACTCCGGCTACCGGCTCCTGACGCTGGCCTTTGCGGGTCACATCTTCGTGCAGAATGCGGTCGAGTACTGGCTCCCGACGATTCTCCAGCGCGACAAGGGCATCCCGATTGCCGAAGCCAACGCCACCTATGGTCTGATGGTGTTCATTGCCGGGATCGCGGGGCCGTTGCTCGGCGCCATGGCCGGGGAGTGGCTGCTCCGCCGAACGCCGAGGGCCTACAGCCTGATCGCGGCACTGGCCATCGTGGGCACGATCATCCCGCTGGTGGCGCTGGCCGTATCCCAAACTCGAGTGGTGTTGTTCGGGAGCGTTTTAGCCGAGGCGTTGTTCGGCAATGCGGCAACCGGCCTGGTGCTGGCGATCGCGATGGGACTGGTCGGCGCCGAGGTGCGAAGTACCGCCGCCGCGGTGCTGTTGACCAGTTGCCACCTGCTCGGCGATTTCATTTCGTGGCCCCTGGTGGGCGCGATGTCGACCGCGATGGCCGGCGGTCGGTTGGGCTGGCTTCGGGGCCTCGCGGAGTCGGCGGGTGTTCGGGGCTCCGATCATCTGAGCATCGCACTGGTGTCGGTTGCCGCGCCGGTGGCGCTTGCGGCCGGCATTCTCTACTTCGCGTCGGCTGGGCGTACTCTTGTTACCAAGAGTTAATGGTGTATTTTTGTTAGCGGAATCCTAACCGCAAAACTTTTGCTAGCGAAGTTTCAGTGAGGCGTGGGCCAACGGGTGTTCTTCGCACCACGGTCATCGACGGAGAGAAGGTGCGGTCGTTTCTTCCCGCCCCACTACCCCCGAAGCCGCCCTTGGCCGACTCGACAGCGTCTCCTCGCTGCTGCCGAACACCGGCCTCTTTCTCTATATGTATTTGCGCAGAGAGGCGGTCCTCTCCTCTCAGATCGAGGGGACCCAGTCGTCGCTCTCTGACCTCCTGCTCTTCGAACTGGAGGAGGTACCAGGGATTCCGACCAGCCCCCTCCGCCAGGTCGGTACCGTGGCCAAGTCTGCGCGCCTGGCCGAACCGACGGTCGCGACCGTGTTCAAGAAGATGACCAAGCTCGGTTTGGTTCGGGAGGTTACGGGCAAACGTCGAAATTGGATCTTCGGGTATGATCCGTATCTGCCAATCCTCAGTGAAGGAACCGAAGTCGAGTAGTCCGGAATGCTGAGATCACACCGTCCACGGGGGTACGATGACGCGAGCACCTATCTTTTGTGTCTTCTGGGCCGCGACGGCGTTGGCGCAGGCACCGGCCACCCTTCCGCCGGCCGAGCGACAGTTCGTAGCCGTAGATGCGCCGATCGTAGCGCTGGCCCACGTCAAGGTCGTGGATGGCACCGGCTCAGCGCCGCGTGATGACCAGACCGTGATTGTCGAGCGCGGCCGGATCACCTGGGTCGGCGCTAGTGGGTTGGCTCGGATCCCGGCTGGCGCTCAAGTCCTTGAGCTCGCTGGGCACACGGTCATCCCGGGTATGGTCGGACTCCACGACCACACGTTTTACGGTGGGGCACAGTGGCCGTATGTCCACCAGCCCGTGAGCGCGCCGCGGCTCTATCTTGCGGCGGGTGTGACCACGATCCGGACGACCGGGAGCATCGCGCCCTATCAAGATCTCATTCTCAAGCGGTCGATCGACGCCGGAGAGATGGTCGGCCCGAGAATGTACGTCACCGGTCCGTACATCACCGGCCCAGGCGGCAATCACGGCATCATGCACGAGGTCACCACGCCGGAGGCCGCCCGCCGGATCGCGGCGTATTGGGCTGCGGAGGGTGCCAGCTGGTTGAAAGTCTATGACCGGATCACCCGCGCCGAGCTGGCGGCGCTGGTGGCTGAGGCGCACAAACACGGCGTCAAGGTCACCGGCCACCTCTGCTCCATCGGTTATCGCGAAGCGGTGGAACTCGGCATGGACGCCGTCGAGCACGGTCTTTATGCCAATCAGGAGTACGATCCCGACAAGCGGCGCGATCAGTGCCCCGGGGTCAAGATGAGCGTGTTCGAGACCCTCGACCTGAACGGCGAGCCCGTCCAGGCAACCTTCCGCGACATGGTGCGGAAGCAGGTGGCCATGACCTCCACGGTGGCGATCTTCGAAGGGCTGATGGCGGACCGGCCGCCCCTCGAACAACGGACGCTCGACGCGCTCTACCCTCCGGCCAAAGAAGCGTATCTGCAGGCGCGGACCGCTCTGGCGGCGGCCGGGCCAGCGTCGTCCGGCGTGACCGAGGCCGCCTTCAAGAAGCTGCTCGGCTACGAGCTGGCGTTCGTCCAGGCCGGCGGGCTGTTAGGCGCGGGCGTCGATCCCACCGGTATTGGCGGCGTCCTGGCCGGCTTCGGTGACCAGCGGAACTACGAGCTCTTCCTCGAGGCCGGGTTTACTCCGGTGGAGGCGATCCAGGTTCTTTCCGCAAACGGCGCCCAAATCCTCGGTGCGGCGGCCGACTTCGGGACGGTGACTCCGGGCAAGTCAGCCGACCTGGTCGTCATCAAGGGCGACCCCACCATCCGCCCTGGGGATATTCGGAACGTGACCTTGGTGTTCCGGAACGGGGTCGGCTATGACTCGGCCAAGCTGATCGAGTCGGTGCGGGGGATGGTCGGGCTCCGGTAGCCGCTTGAAACCGGCCTGCTGACCAGGGGGTAGGACCCGTCCTAATGCACCTACTCCTTCAGGATCTTCGGTTTGCCGTTCGGCGCCTCGCCAAACGGCCCGGCTTCACCGTGATCGCGCTCCTGTCCATCGCCATCGGCATCGGCGCCAACACCGCGATCTTCTCCCTCGTCAACGCCACCATCTTCAGGAAACTGCCACTCGACCGGCCGGCCGAGCTGGTCGAGATCTACAAGGTGGCTCCGGGGTTTACCCACGGGCCGGTGTCGTTCCCGGACCTCCGCGATCTCGAGCGCGAAGGGGGCGAGGTCTTTACCGGGGTGGCCGGGTTCCGGCTGAGTTTCGTGGAAGAAGACGTCGCGGGCGGAGTCGAAGCGCTGCTGGCGGAGGTCGTGACCGGGAACTACTTCCCGCTGCTCGGCGTACCCGCTCTCCACGGGCGGACCCTGCTCCCGTCGGATGACGTGGTACCCGGGGTGGCCATCCCGTGGTGATGGTGTCGTATGGGTACTGGCAGCGCCGTTACGGCGGCGATCCGGCGGCGGTGGGACGAGAAATCCGGCTCAATGGCCGGCCCTTCACGATCGTTGGCGTGGCGTCGCGGGCCTTTACCGGGAGCCTCCGGGGTTTGAGCCCGGCCATCTACGGCCCCCGGATGATGGTGAACCAGTTAAACCCCTCCGATGTCAGTGACCTCGAAGCCCGCGGCGACCAGGGCGTTTTTCCCAAGGCGCGGCTCAAACCGGGCGTTTCGCAGGGCCGGGCGGCAATCGTCCTGGCGCGCCTCACCCGGTCGCTCCGGGAGCAGTATCCGGGTCCCTGGCAGCAGGACA encodes:
- a CDS encoding MFS transporter, yielding MRDSASRRLRQRAGLSQAHRSALPERVFRHRHREDYGREFPPGVRIGPGRVRNLVPGRLFVLLCALNLLNYIDRQAVTGLLEPIRKDLGATDTEMGLVGSAFLLTYTFLPPLFGWLGDRMSRTRLLASSAAVWCVATASSGLIGSVGQLAVTRGFVGIGEASYMANSPGLISDLYPAARRGRMLSIFYSAAPIGAAIGVSLAGYLAGHLGWRAACLLVGIPGLVAAFALFRSPEPPRGSMDVGPVLPPALIGVTLRQLFRNSGYRLLTLAFAGHIFVQNAVEYWLPTILQRDKGIPIAEANATYGLMVFIAGIAGPLLGAMAGEWLLRRTPRAYSLIAALAIVGTIIPLVALAVSQTRVVLFGSVLAEALFGNAATGLVLAIAMGLVGAEVRSTAAAVLLTSCHLLGDFISWPLVGAMSTAMAGGRLGWLRGLAESAGVRGSDHLSIALVSVAAPVALAAGILYFASAGRTLVTKS
- a CDS encoding amidohydrolase gives rise to the protein MTRAPIFCVFWAATALAQAPATLPPAERQFVAVDAPIVALAHVKVVDGTGSAPRDDQTVIVERGRITWVGASGLARIPAGAQVLELAGHTVIPGMVGLHDHTFYGGAQWPYVHQPVSAPRLYLAAGVTTIRTTGSIAPYQDLILKRSIDAGEMVGPRMYVTGPYITGPGGNHGIMHEVTTPEAARRIAAYWAAEGASWLKVYDRITRAELAALVAEAHKHGVKVTGHLCSIGYREAVELGMDAVEHGLYANQEYDPDKRRDQCPGVKMSVFETLDLNGEPVQATFRDMVRKQVAMTSTVAIFEGLMADRPPLEQRTLDALYPPAKEAYLQARTALAAAGPASSGVTEAAFKKLLGYELAFVQAGGLLGAGVDPTGIGGVLAGFGDQRNYELFLEAGFTPVEAIQVLSANGAQILGAAADFGTVTPGKSADLVVIKGDPTIRPGDIRNVTLVFRNGVGYDSAKLIESVRGMVGLR